The genomic window CAAAAATTTATTGAAGGAAAAGAAATCCGAAAAATTATTTTTGTAAAAGGAAAATTGATAAATATTGTTGTGTGAAGTTGATAAAAATTTTGATTGTAGGGTAGAAAAAGTCCTTCTTATAAAACGTGTTTCCTTTTAATGCTTTCTTAGTTAGTGAGATATATAATGCAAAGAGTGCTCTGTTTTGGTTTCGTATTATTAATTAATCCTTATATATACATGGATCGAGAGAAAATCATTACTCTATTAAAAAATCAACATCGAATGCTACAGCTGATCTTACGAGAGTGCTTGAAATTTTTGATTCAGGAGAGGATGAGAGAATAGGAGATGTTATTTTACATTTGAATACATTTAAAAAAAATTTAGTAGCACATTTGAAATTGGAGGACGAAAAGTTTTATCCAGACTACTTCAATACAAAAGAAGAAAATGAAAGAGCTGTTGAGATGGGCAAACAATTAATCGAAGAAATGAATAATATTGCAAAAGACGTTTTAAATTTTCTGGATACCTATACAAGTGTTGATTCAATTAGAAATGCTAAAGAAGATTTTAGAAAAGAATTTTTAGGCATTATGAGCACACTTAATATGAGAATAGAGACAGAAGAAGAGGATTTATATGATATGTATTTACTTTCTTAAAAATTACTAAGAAACTATCTTTGATGTTTCTCATAAAAAGAGAAAAGTCTTCCGAATCATTTTTACTTTCCTCGTCCCTTTTTTAGAATTTCTTTCTCTCGCATTCAATCTTTCCCCCCGCGAAAGCGGGGGACTAGCCGATTCTTTTTATGCCAGAGTGTAAAGCTTATTAAAGATAAATACATTGTGTATAAAAAAGTATTGCTTGATTTTTGCTTTATTTTTTGATACTATTTCTCTATGAATCCACTGAAAAAAACTTCACTTTTCTGGGATGTAAATTGCCAAGAATTGGATGAAAATATCCATGGTGAATTTATTGTGTCTCGTATACTTTCCTTTGGAAATGAAGAAGATGTTTCTTGGATGATGAAAACATATACAAAAAAACAGCTCGAAGAAATTTTTCAAAAATACGAAAAAGTTCTCGATGAAAAATCGAGAAATTATTGGTTTATTTTCTTTACAGTACATGGCTTATGTATCCCGAAACTATCAATCACCAAACAAAGTGCGTTTTCGAAAAGATAAAAGATATTCCTCTTTTGGAACGTTTTTATCTTGCTGGAGGAACAGCACTTGCTATAGAAATCGGACATCGTATTTCTGTGGATTTAGACTTTTTTTCATTACAGAGATTTGAGAGAGAAAAATTAAAAAAATATCTTTCTCAAAAAGGATCTATGACTCTCGTTTCTGAAGATGAAGGAACACTTCATTGTATTCTAGATGGAGTGAAACTAAGTTTTTTGGAGTATCCTTACAAAATGCTTTTTGAATTCGTGGAATTTTCTGGGATAAAACTTGCAGATGAAAGAGATATTGCTTCGATGAAAATAGACGCTGTTTCTTCTCGAGGAAGTAAAAAAGATTTTATCGATATATATTTTCTCCTCAAAAAATATAAACTTTCCGAAATAATAGGATGCTTTGAGGAGAAATTTAGTGATATACAGTACAATACCATCCATATATACAAAAGCTTAGTTTTTTTCGAAAATGCAGACCTTGAGCCTATGCCAGTTATGATCGTTCCCCTTGATTGGGAAGGGGTGAAAAAATATATTACTCACGAAGTAATGAATATGCAGGAGAAGAGTCTTTAATTCATATATATTTTTTAATGTCTTTTTGAGTGAGTTCTTGTTTTTATTTTTATACTTTTCTTTTCTGTCTTTGTGAGGCTGTACTCAGTCGTGGCAAATCAGTCCGATCCGAGTCATTGCGAGGAGGAGTCTTCGCGTGAAGTGGCAATCCAGAGCTCATTCCTCCCCCTGAGGAAAAGGGGGATTGAGGGGGATTTTCTTTTTCGTTTTTATGAGTGTGGTGAAGCAAACCAGGAATTTCGGATGGACCGCCACGTCGAGGACTCCTCGCGGATATGGAAAGAGGGGAAAAATGGATAATAGTCTTGACTTTTGTCCATTATGCTGTACTATAGTCTATATAAAGTATTAAGCCAAAAGAGTATGTACAGAAGGCAAATAGAGCGTATCAAAAAGGATCTTGAGAAAAAAATGGTTTTTATCGTGGGTCCTCGCCAGGTTGGAAAAACATGGCTTTCCAAAGAAATCGGCAAGAGCTTTGAACATGCAGTTTATCTCAATTATGATCGATCACAAGATCGTCAAATTATACAAAAAGAAATTTGGCCTCAGAAAACCGAACTCTTGATTTTTGATGAACTTCACAAAATGAAAGGATGGAAGACCTATCTTAAAGGTGTTTTTGATACAAAACCCGAACATTTAAAAATTTTAGTCACAGGAAGTGCTCGGCTCAATACATTTCGTAAGGCTGGTGATTCGTTGGTTGGTCGGTTTTTTGTACATCAACTTCTTCCTTTTTCTCTTTCAGAGCTTAAATATGCAAAAGTTTTCTTTGATATAGATCGATTTATTGTGCGGGGTGGTTTTCCAGAACCGTTTTTGGCCGAAAGTGATCAAGATGCTGATCGATGGAGGAATCAATATGCTGATGGTTTGATAAGACAAGATATTTTAGATTTTGAAACCGTTCACAATTTTCGAGCTATACAAATGGTATTGGATTTACTTCGAGAAAAAGTCGGTTCACCTGTTTCATATCGTTCGATTGCTGAAGATGTGCAAATTTCTCCCACGACGGTTAAAAGATACATTGAAATTTTTGAGAGCCTCTCTATTGTTTTTAGAATTACCCCCTATTCAAAAAATATCGCACGCTCGATTTTGAAAGAACCAAAAATATATTTCTTTGATACGGGTATGGTTTCTGGAGATGATGGGGCAATGTTTGAAAATTTTGTAGCATTGAGTTTGTTTAAACATGTTTTGGGAAAAAGTGATGAAACGGGAAAGACATTTGATCTTCGATATCTCCGAACCAAAGAAGGAAAAGAAGTTGACTTTGCTGTGACTGAAAATGGTAAAATTATTGAGATTGTTGAAGCGAAGTTAAAAGATGATGAATTAAATACTACATTGAAATACTTTTTCAAAAAATACGCACTTAAATCAGTCCAAGTGGTCAAAGAAATCAAAAGAGAAAAAACGATTGAGAATATAGAGATAGTATCGGCACGAAACTATCTAAAAGACCTTTATTTATAAAAATAAATTCCTTCTTGTTCCAAAGGTGTTTCTGTGGTACTTTTAAGAGTGTTCTTCTCGATACTTCAAAAAGAAAAAAGATGCATGAAGCAACCATAAAAAGACAATCATTTTTTTCTTTTTCTCTCTCCCTCTTACTCGGATGTCTTGGAGCCTTTTTTTCTTTTTCTTCTCCTACTCATGCTTCCACTGTAACCTGGACAGGAACAACAAGCACTGCTTGGACTACAGTAACGAACTGGAATACAGGAACTGTTCCTACAAGCACAGATGATGTTGTTATAAATTACACAGGAACGAATCAACCTACACTCGATGTAAATGGTGGAACCATTACTATACAATCTCTTACTCTTGGAGGAGGAGCATCAACTTCTACTCTTACTATGAGTAATGGGTATAGACTCGATGATATCAATAGAAAACTTCTTGTTACGGGAAATGTTACGATTCTTGATAAAGGATATCTTACGCATACAGCAAACGGATCAGCGGAAACGCATAGACTTCTCATGAGTGTCGGAGGGAATCTCGATGTTCAAACTGGAGGACAGATTAATGTAGATGGGAAGGGGTATGCGGATGGATCAACTCCAAGCGGATCAAGAACGAGTGGTGTTGCAGGTGGAACTTATGGGGGAGTCGGGAGTAGTAGTGTTGTTGCAACATATGGTTCCATTAATCATCCTGTTAATATTGGAGGTGCTGGTTATTATAATAATGGAGGGATCGGTGGGGGATCGGTGGTTATATTCACAATTGGGAATATAATTATAAATGGAAAAGTGACATCAAAAGGAATAACTGCTGGAGGTGCTGGTGGCTCAGTAAATATCTTAGGAGATTTCTTTTCTGGTTCCGGATCTGTTGAAGTAAATGGCTCATCTCTTGCTGGATATAATGGTGGTGGCGGTCGCATTGCCGTAAAACTCACCTCCGGAAATGATTTTGGATTCGTCACGATGCAAGCGTATGGAGCCCCCGGAGCTGGCGCTGGAACCGTCTACACCGAGACTGCAAGTCAAGGATCCGGAAATGGAACGGTGATTATTGATAATAATAATGTTTCTTCTTCTGTATTTACCGCTATTCCTTCTACCCAAACTTGGACTATTAAAAATCTAATTGTAAAAAACAAAGGAAAAATCAGCGTTCCTACCGGGACCACTCTCATACTTGATAATCCCGATTCTGTAACCGGACTTTCTGGAGTCTCCGCAATAGAAAGTGGTATCGCTCTTCGAGGAGGAATTTTTGATCTTCCTCAGGGGTCTCTTACTATTGAAAACTGGGCGCTTATTGCAGATCTTCCTCATACGCTCAATGGAGATATTACGGTAAAATCCGGAGGGTATATGACGCATAGCGCTAACACGAATACGGAAGCATACAAAATGAACCTTACAATTAATGGTAATCTCGATGTTCAAACCGGAGGACAGATTAATGTAGATAGGAAAGGGTATGGAACAGGATATGGACCAGGATATTGTGGTGAAAGGGGTGCTTATGGAGGACAAAGTGAAAATGTAAGCTGTCTAACATACGGATCTATAATGAATCCTATAAATTTAGGATCTGATAGTGGAGGAGGTGCTGTTATTTTGAATATTTTTGGAGTAACTACCTTAAATGGTACTATTTCATCTAGTAGTTTTGATGCTTATAGAGGGTCTGGAGGAGGTGTAAATATTATCACTCATATTCTTAATGGATCAGGTTCAATTAAGACAACTGCAATGTCTCGTTCTGGTGGTGGACGAATTGCGGTAAAACTTACTTCCGGAAATGACTTCGGATCCGTTGTTATGCAAGCGTATGGTGCAGCTGCCGGCACCATCTACACCGAAACCGCAAGTCAGGGCACGGGAAACGGAGCAGTAACGATTGATAATAACAATCAAACTTCTTCCGTTTTCACTGCTATCCCCTCCACTCAAACATGGACCATTAAAAATCTAGTCGTAAAAAATAGAGGAAAAATCAGCGTTCCTACCGGGACCACTCTCATACTTGATAATCCCGATTCTGTAACCGGACTTTCTGGAGTCTCCGCAATAGAAAGTGGTATCGCTCTTCGAGGAGGAATTTTTGATCTTCCTCAGGGGTCTCTTACTATTGAAAACTGGGCGCTTATTGCAGATCTTCCTCATACGCTCAATGGAGATATTACGGTAAAATCCGGAGGGTATATGACGCATAGCGCTAACACGAATACGGAAGCATACAAAATGAACCTTACAATTAATGGTAATCTCGATGTTCAAATTGGAGGAAAGATTAATGTGGATGGGAGGGGATATGGGGCGGGGTATGGACCGGGAATTTGTAAATACAATAATACTTTTACTGCTTCATATGGAGGAAATAATATAGTGGATTGTGGCGGATTTGTTTACGGATCTCTTTATAATCCAGTTAATTTAGGAACTGGAGGGAATAATAATTCAGGGGGGGGGATCTATTGTTTTGAATGTTGCTGAATCAGTAAT from Candidatus Moraniibacteriota bacterium includes these protein-coding regions:
- a CDS encoding nucleotidyl transferase AbiEii/AbiGii toxin family protein, which codes for MYPETINHQTKCVFEKIKDIPLLERFYLAGGTALAIEIGHRISVDLDFFSLQRFEREKLKKYLSQKGSMTLVSEDEGTLHCILDGVKLSFLEYPYKMLFEFVEFSGIKLADERDIASMKIDAVSSRGSKKDFIDIYFLLKKYKLSEIIGCFEEKFSDIQYNTIHIYKSLVFFENADLEPMPVMIVPLDWEGVKKYITHEVMNMQEKSL
- a CDS encoding ATP-binding protein; translated protein: MYRRQIERIKKDLEKKMVFIVGPRQVGKTWLSKEIGKSFEHAVYLNYDRSQDRQIIQKEIWPQKTELLIFDELHKMKGWKTYLKGVFDTKPEHLKILVTGSARLNTFRKAGDSLVGRFFVHQLLPFSLSELKYAKVFFDIDRFIVRGGFPEPFLAESDQDADRWRNQYADGLIRQDILDFETVHNFRAIQMVLDLLREKVGSPVSYRSIAEDVQISPTTVKRYIEIFESLSIVFRITPYSKNIARSILKEPKIYFFDTGMVSGDDGAMFENFVALSLFKHVLGKSDETGKTFDLRYLRTKEGKEVDFAVTENGKIIEIVEAKLKDDELNTTLKYFFKKYALKSVQVVKEIKREKTIENIEIVSARNYLKDLYL